The Streptomyces pactum genome contains a region encoding:
- a CDS encoding DUF1203 domain-containing protein: MDSHTARPIGPVALCELRAADDAGRVPAPFTDDEGGAPLRCCLRRSRPGERIALVSYAPLRRWAAETGADPGAYDERGPVFVHAEECAGPDREGLAFTQAHRVLRRYSAEGRILGGRLVGGGDGAGAADGFGSALREAFDDPAVAFVHVRAVEYGCFLYEVTRG, from the coding sequence ATGGACAGTCACACCGCACGGCCCATCGGGCCGGTCGCGCTGTGCGAACTGCGCGCCGCCGACGACGCGGGCCGCGTGCCCGCCCCGTTCACCGACGACGAGGGCGGCGCGCCCCTGCGCTGCTGCCTGCGCCGCAGCCGCCCAGGCGAGCGGATCGCCCTGGTCTCCTACGCCCCGCTGCGCCGCTGGGCGGCCGAGACGGGCGCCGACCCGGGCGCGTACGACGAGCGGGGACCGGTCTTCGTCCACGCCGAGGAGTGCGCCGGACCGGACCGGGAAGGCCTCGCCTTCACCCAGGCCCACCGCGTCCTGCGCCGCTACTCCGCCGAGGGGCGCATCCTGGGCGGGCGGCTGGTCGGGGGCGGCGACGGGGCCGGCGCGGCCGACGGCTTCGGCTCCGCCCTCCGGGAAGCGTTCGACGACCCGGCCGTGGCGTTCGTCCACGTCCGGGCCGTCGAGTACGGCTGCTTCCTCTACGAGGTCACCAGGGGCTAG
- a CDS encoding aspartate-semialdehyde dehydrogenase — protein sequence MRVGIVGATGQVGTVMRRILTERNFPVTELRLFASARSAGKELDGVTVEDAATADYSELDIVLFSAGGATSKALAEKVASQGPVVIDNSSAWRRDPEVPLVVSEVNPHAIADRPKGIIANPNCTTMAAMPVLRPLHAEAGLEAVVVATYQAVSGSGLAGVDELFEQVQKVGADAPKLTHDGSAVEFPKPDKYVAPIAYNVLPLAGSIVDDGLHETDEEQKLRNESRKILEIPELKVSGTCVRVPVFSGHSLQINARFTRPISVERAKELLAGAPGVALTEVPTPLEAAGQDPSYVGRIRRDETVDNGLALFVSNDNLRKGAALNAVQIAELVAAELKG from the coding sequence GTGAGGGTCGGAATCGTCGGAGCCACCGGTCAGGTCGGCACGGTCATGCGCAGGATCCTCACGGAGCGGAACTTCCCGGTCACCGAGCTGCGCCTGTTCGCCTCGGCCCGCAGCGCCGGCAAGGAGCTGGACGGTGTGACGGTGGAGGACGCGGCCACCGCCGACTACTCCGAGCTGGACATCGTGCTGTTCTCCGCGGGCGGCGCCACGTCGAAGGCGCTGGCCGAGAAGGTCGCCTCCCAGGGCCCCGTCGTGATCGACAACTCCTCCGCCTGGCGCCGCGACCCCGAGGTCCCCCTGGTGGTGTCCGAGGTGAACCCGCACGCGATCGCCGACCGCCCCAAGGGCATCATCGCCAACCCGAACTGCACCACGATGGCCGCGATGCCGGTCCTGCGGCCGCTGCACGCCGAGGCCGGCCTCGAAGCGGTGGTCGTCGCCACCTACCAGGCGGTGTCCGGTTCCGGCCTGGCCGGCGTGGACGAGCTGTTCGAGCAGGTCCAGAAGGTCGGCGCGGACGCGCCCAAGCTCACCCACGACGGCTCGGCGGTGGAGTTCCCGAAGCCGGACAAGTACGTGGCGCCGATCGCGTACAACGTGCTGCCGCTGGCCGGCTCCATCGTCGACGACGGCCTGCACGAGACGGACGAGGAGCAGAAGCTCCGCAACGAGTCCCGCAAGATCCTGGAGATCCCGGAGCTGAAGGTCTCCGGCACCTGCGTGCGCGTGCCCGTCTTCAGCGGCCACTCCCTCCAGATCAACGCCCGCTTCACCCGCCCGATCAGCGTGGAACGCGCCAAGGAGCTGCTGGCCGGCGCCCCCGGCGTCGCGCTCACCGAGGTGCCGACCCCGCTGGAGGCGGCCGGTCAGGACCCGTCGTACGTGGGCCGCATCCGCCGGGACGAGACCGTGGACAACGGCCTCGCCCTGTTCGTCTCCAACGACAACCTGCGCAAGGGCGCGGCCCTGAACGCGGTGCAGATCGCGGAGCTGGTGGCGGCGGAGCTGAAGGGCTGA
- a CDS encoding RNA polymerase sigma factor: MAVLRRKARRGQGDHVHDDPLDAAQERRVRAVLALGGVPQADLPDGVQQVRLRLLERTASGREAPRDVSAWAAVVASNLAMDWHRARRRQDRLGERLAALRQTEHPSGEDTSLLSLAVAQGLDELPDAQRQVLVLRFYADLPVRGIAEELGIPEGTVKSRLHTAVRALRARLHEDEVV, translated from the coding sequence GTGGCCGTGCTGCGCAGAAAGGCCCGCCGCGGGCAGGGGGACCACGTACACGACGACCCTCTGGACGCGGCCCAGGAACGCCGGGTGCGGGCGGTGCTCGCGCTCGGCGGGGTGCCGCAGGCGGACCTGCCGGACGGGGTGCAGCAGGTCCGCCTGCGGCTGCTGGAGCGGACGGCGAGCGGACGCGAGGCGCCGCGCGACGTGTCCGCGTGGGCGGCGGTCGTCGCCTCCAACCTGGCCATGGACTGGCACCGGGCCAGGCGCCGCCAGGACCGGCTCGGCGAGCGGCTGGCCGCGCTGCGCCAGACGGAGCACCCCTCGGGGGAGGACACCAGCCTGCTCTCCCTCGCCGTCGCCCAGGGGCTGGACGAGCTGCCCGACGCCCAGCGCCAGGTCCTCGTCCTGCGGTTCTACGCCGACCTGCCGGTGCGCGGCATCGCCGAGGAGCTGGGCATCCCCGAGGGCACGGTCAAGAGCAGGCTGCACACGGCGGTACGGGCGCTGCGGGCCCGCCTGCACGAGGACGAGGTGGTGTGA
- a CDS encoding S8 family serine peptidase has translation MTHTPQREPIPGARRAARIAVATGLVAALCAVGPIPMALAADGPGTTPPVDATVKSAHDKLGSDDADLLAEAKADGTKNVTMMVATAPGRTEQVAEELDSVGGGSVGRTYDKLGYVRATVPTAKADSAIAAAAKLSSVHGIDLRDEIPLDDPTPGADRAEGAGHHKGRTYPAPDRRTPAENPYNPSFETGAVDFVKKNPKADGRGVTIGILDSGVDLGHPALRKTTTGERKIVDWVTATDPVVDGDRTWRPMLTSVSGPTFTYGGRTWTAPAGSYRVSAFLESYTMGGDAAGDANRDGDTTDSWGVLYDAEAGTVRVDLNNNHDFADDTPMKPYKDGFQVGYFGTDDPKTDVAERQPFVVEIREDVVHNAAGAKADFVNIGVIESEHGTHVAGLAAANGLFGGRMDGAAPGAKIVSSRACTWSGGCTNVALTEGMIDLVVNRGVDIVNMSIGGLPALNDGNNARAELYTRLIDTYGVQLVISAGNSGPGANTIGDPSLADKVISVGASVSRETWAANYGSAVRKKYAMMPFSSRGPREDGGFTPTLTAPGAAVNTIQTWMPGAPVPEAGYDLPAGYGMLQGTSMASPQAAGASALLLSAAKQADVELTPATLRTALTSTADHIKGVQAYEEGAGLINIPDAWRAIRKGATAHEYTVKAPVDTAIDQFLKTPGYGTGLYDREGGLEAGERKTYEITLTRTSGADRAIRHELHFENNAGRTFRIVGSGEVRLPLNEPVTVKVQAKPRSEGIKSAILEVDDPRTEGTDQLVLTTVVASAPLEYDFSAKDSVQRNSTESYFVTVPEGAKALEVAMSGLKGESQTRFIAIHPYGVPVDTTSTPYCYHNYLDGNGCRPDVRAYADPQPGVWEIEVESRRTSPRLDNPYELDVTVLGAAFEPEVVTVPEAKVGTPAAASWKVTNRYGPIEGQLVGGPLGSAETSRPSIGQGETATSTVEVPEGATSLDVAIGGVSDAASDLDLTVYDKDGNVVGQSADGDSEESVSVPKPAAGAYTVEVVGYSVPSGTTEYDYRDVYFAASLGSVTVDGSAPVRLGTGESATVSGSVTALAAAPEGREFFGRVQLVNAHGTAAGLGSVRIGKVVP, from the coding sequence ATGACCCACACCCCCCAGCGCGAACCGATACCGGGCGCGAGACGCGCGGCCCGCATCGCCGTCGCCACGGGCCTCGTCGCCGCGCTCTGCGCCGTCGGGCCGATACCCATGGCCCTGGCCGCCGACGGCCCGGGGACGACTCCCCCCGTCGACGCCACCGTCAAGTCCGCGCACGACAAGCTCGGTTCGGACGACGCGGACCTGCTCGCCGAGGCGAAGGCCGACGGCACGAAGAACGTCACGATGATGGTCGCCACCGCTCCGGGCCGGACCGAGCAGGTGGCCGAGGAGCTGGACTCGGTCGGCGGCGGGTCCGTCGGCCGGACGTACGACAAGCTCGGCTACGTCCGTGCCACCGTGCCCACCGCCAAGGCGGACTCGGCCATCGCCGCCGCCGCGAAGCTCTCCTCCGTGCACGGCATCGACCTGCGCGACGAGATCCCACTGGACGACCCGACGCCGGGCGCCGACCGGGCCGAGGGCGCCGGACACCACAAGGGCCGCACCTACCCCGCGCCGGACCGCCGCACCCCCGCCGAGAACCCGTACAACCCGTCCTTCGAGACGGGCGCCGTCGACTTCGTGAAGAAGAACCCGAAGGCGGACGGCCGCGGTGTCACCATCGGCATCCTCGACTCGGGCGTCGACCTCGGCCACCCGGCGCTGCGGAAGACCACCACCGGCGAGCGCAAGATCGTCGACTGGGTGACCGCGACCGACCCGGTCGTCGACGGCGACCGCACCTGGCGCCCGATGCTCACCTCGGTCTCCGGGCCCACCTTCACCTACGGCGGGCGGACGTGGACGGCACCGGCCGGCTCGTACCGGGTGAGCGCCTTCCTGGAGTCGTACACCATGGGCGGTGACGCCGCCGGCGACGCCAACCGGGACGGCGACACCACCGACTCCTGGGGCGTCCTGTACGACGCGGAGGCCGGCACGGTCCGCGTCGACCTGAACAACAACCACGACTTCGCCGACGACACCCCGATGAAGCCGTACAAGGACGGCTTCCAGGTCGGGTACTTCGGCACCGACGACCCGAAGACGGACGTGGCCGAGCGCCAGCCGTTCGTGGTCGAGATCCGCGAGGACGTCGTCCACAACGCGGCCGGCGCGAAGGCCGACTTCGTCAACATCGGCGTCATCGAGTCCGAGCACGGCACGCACGTGGCCGGCCTCGCCGCCGCCAACGGCCTGTTCGGCGGCCGGATGGACGGCGCCGCGCCCGGCGCGAAGATCGTCTCCTCGCGTGCCTGCACCTGGAGCGGCGGCTGCACCAACGTCGCGCTCACCGAGGGCATGATCGACCTCGTCGTCAACCGCGGCGTCGACATCGTCAACATGTCGATCGGCGGCCTGCCCGCCCTCAACGACGGCAACAACGCGCGGGCCGAGCTGTACACGCGGCTCATCGACACCTACGGCGTCCAGCTCGTCATCTCCGCGGGCAACTCGGGCCCCGGCGCCAACACCATCGGCGATCCGTCGCTGGCCGACAAGGTGATCTCCGTCGGCGCGTCCGTCTCCCGCGAGACCTGGGCCGCCAACTACGGCTCCGCGGTGAGGAAGAAGTACGCGATGATGCCGTTCTCCTCGCGCGGCCCGCGTGAGGACGGCGGCTTCACGCCGACGCTCACCGCGCCCGGCGCCGCCGTCAACACCATCCAGACCTGGATGCCCGGCGCCCCGGTCCCGGAGGCGGGCTACGACCTCCCGGCCGGCTACGGCATGCTCCAGGGCACCTCGATGGCTTCCCCGCAGGCCGCCGGCGCCTCGGCGCTGCTGCTGTCCGCGGCGAAGCAGGCGGACGTCGAGCTCACTCCCGCCACGCTGCGCACGGCGCTGACCTCCACCGCCGACCACATCAAGGGTGTGCAGGCGTACGAGGAGGGCGCGGGTCTGATCAACATCCCCGACGCCTGGCGCGCGATCCGCAAGGGCGCCACCGCCCACGAGTACACGGTCAAGGCGCCGGTCGACACCGCGATCGACCAGTTCCTGAAGACCCCGGGCTACGGCACCGGCCTCTACGACCGCGAGGGCGGCCTGGAGGCGGGCGAGCGGAAGACCTACGAGATCACCCTCACCCGCACGTCCGGCGCGGACCGGGCGATCCGGCACGAGCTGCACTTCGAGAACAACGCCGGCCGCACCTTCCGGATCGTCGGCTCCGGCGAGGTGCGGCTGCCGCTGAACGAGCCGGTGACCGTCAAGGTGCAGGCCAAGCCGCGCTCCGAGGGCATCAAGAGCGCGATCCTCGAGGTCGACGACCCGCGCACCGAGGGCACCGACCAACTGGTCCTGACCACGGTCGTGGCCTCGGCCCCGCTGGAGTACGACTTCTCCGCGAAGGACTCTGTGCAGCGCAACAGCACCGAGTCGTACTTCGTGACCGTCCCCGAGGGCGCCAAGGCGCTGGAGGTGGCGATGAGCGGGCTGAAGGGCGAGAGCCAGACCCGGTTCATCGCCATCCACCCGTACGGCGTCCCGGTCGACACCACCTCCACGCCGTACTGCTACCACAACTACCTCGACGGCAACGGCTGCCGGCCCGACGTGCGCGCGTACGCCGACCCGCAGCCCGGCGTGTGGGAGATCGAGGTCGAGTCGCGGCGCACCTCGCCGCGGCTGGACAACCCGTACGAGCTGGACGTCACCGTCCTCGGCGCGGCCTTCGAGCCGGAGGTCGTGACCGTGCCCGAGGCCAAGGTCGGCACCCCGGCCGCCGCCTCCTGGAAGGTGACGAACCGGTACGGCCCGATCGAGGGCCAACTGGTCGGCGGCCCGCTCGGCTCGGCCGAGACGTCCCGCCCGTCGATCGGGCAGGGCGAGACGGCCACGTCCACGGTAGAGGTGCCCGAGGGCGCCACGTCGCTCGACGTGGCCATCGGGGGCGTCTCCGACGCGGCCTCCGACCTGGACCTGACGGTCTACGACAAGGACGGCAACGTCGTCGGCCAGTCCGCCGACGGCGACTCGGAGGAGTCGGTCTCCGTGCCGAAGCCGGCCGCCGGTGCCTACACCGTCGAGGTCGTGGGCTACTCGGTGCCGTCGGGCACCACGGAGTACGACTACCGGGACGTGTACTTCGCCGCGTCCCTCGGCTCGGTCACCGTGGACGGCTCGGCGCCGGTGCGGCTCGGCACGGGCGAGTCGGCGACGGTGTCCGGCAGCGTCACCGCGCTGGCCGCCGCCCCGGAGGGCCGTGAGTTCTTCGGCCGGGTCCAGTTGGTGAACGCCCACGGCACGGCCGCGGGCCTCGGCAGCGTACGGATCGGGAAGGTCGTGCCGTAG